The genomic segment AAACATATGTGCCTTTgtctggaggggaggggcagggtggcaAGTAGATGGTGGAGAGGAAGGGTGGGGGGAGACCACAGGGGTCCTCACTGGTTGCAGTAGCCCACACGATAGCACCGGGTACAGCGCTTCAGCTTTTCATCCTCCGACTGTTGCTTCCGCTGACAGGCTGCACACTTGGAGATGGGGATGCTGGGCACCTGGGGGCGCTAGGGTGGGTCGTCTGGTTCAGCAAGGTCAGGCAGGAGTATACTCCCCAACCAGAGCCCTGTGCCATCTGGTTGGTCCCCACTCACCTGCTGCACCTCTAGCACCACTACCCGCTCCTTAGCCAGCTCTGGGGATAGCAGCTCAAAGCAGAGGAGCATATCTGATGAGGACACAGTGTCCAGAGAGTGGGAGGGCAAGAACACACGGTGGAAGCGATTCTTAATTACCTGGGGATAGAGAACACACAGATCCCATGTAAGGGTAAGCCCTTTTCCCAGTCCTGTCCCAGGGTGTAAGGAGAAGGCCTGGCTCTGCCTTGTGTCTATGTGGACAAGGTTGGGCTTTGTAGGCCAAAGGAGGCATATGCCTCTGCTAGCACCAGTCTCAGTGTCCAAGGCCATAAGGAGGCTGGTGCATCAGAGAGCCTGAAAGACCAGGCCTGGGGCAGGTATCAACCATACAGCTCTCCACAATGAGGGCTTCTACCCTGCTATAATTAGCAGGGCCCTGCTAAGACTGCAACATATTATCACAAACAGTCCACACTGGAAGAGCCTCCTCCCTACTCTCAGCATCTAAGAAAAACGGCACTGTCAAACTAAAGGCTAATAACCTTTGGGGAGAGCCAGCACACAGATCTGGGATAAAAGAAGAGCAGCAGGATGGAGGAAGAACCATAGCAAATGGAGGGACAGTCCTGCAGCTCAAGCTCTTTGTCTAAAGAGGGAAAAGCAGTTGGGGTCCACAAACAAAAAGGGGAGTAAACCCTGATGATGGCTAGAACTGAACTCTATTGCATAGTCCAAATACCTCATTTCAACCATGCCTCAAATAACAGCATACCACCTATTTTTGTGCAGTAACATACACATTCATATGTATGCGTACAGATGCCAATGACTGTACGCATGTGTCTATGCTATGAGTATACACACGTCCACGTATGTGAGAGCCCAGGGAAGAACAGACATACCTCAGCCAGACGCAGGTTCTCAGGCTTCACGTGGACACTCTGAGAAAGGGAGTCCAATACTTCACTTGCACTGGAGTTCTCCTTGCTGACACTCACCAGGAACTATAGCAAAAAGGGCAAAGTCAGTGGGGGAAGTGGCCAGGTTCTCTGGGACAGCCCAGAGGGGTAGGGGTTTACTCCTCACCTTGATGGGCTTGCTGTGGGGCTCTCGGGCAAAATAAAAGACGGGAAGAACCTTTTGCTTTTGTGGCAAGGGCACCGGCAGATAAAGAAATGGGTCAAAAGTGATGGAGACCTGTGGATGCATAGGTGGTACTGGGTGGCCGCACAGAGAAGAGGAGACAGGATGCTTGTGCCCAAAGAGCTCATTCAAGACCCTCTGATGACTCTCAGGGCCCTTACAGCCAACCAGCAAACTCTCAGGCTTGAGAACACCAGATGGAGCAGGAGGGCCCACAGGAAGAGAACAATCCCTCTTTCTGTCACTTGAGGCTCTGCTCAGCTTAGCCACCAATTTGTCCCTCACTTGCATCCCATGTGCCTTTCCACTCTTACCTATAACCATGTCACACCTTCCTTTGCCACACCACATTTCTGAGCCCAAACGTTACTTTTACCTTAGTCAGGAACCCTACCCTAAGGCCTACCTGCCAGCTTCCTTGCCCAAACCTTGCCCCGCAGCACCTGAAAATGCACATGCCTCTGAACTAATGTGACCATACTAGCTGAGCCAAACTAGGGAGCCCATCACACCTTGGCACACACAGGGCACACCAGCTTCGACTTGTACTGGCCCTGAAACAGGTCCACGATGAAAGAGTCATTCCTCATCTTGTGCCGCTGCCATGCTTCTTCAGCCACCACCTGAGAAGCAGAGTGATGAGAACCAAGGAGACTTGGAGGCTGGGATGCACATGAAACATGCCCACCCTctacctctgaccctgacctcaTCAGGTCGCCCATCTGAGTCGACGGTCTCTGTGTAGGGCTTGTTCTGGATGCGATTCAGGTCCTCATGCAGCCCATCCAGCAGGAAAGCCATGAATTCCTGGGCATCGTGCTGGGCATAGCCTGTGAACTGGCTGGCCTTGCTTGCTACAATGGCCTGGATGGAGGAGCCAAGGTGTGAGCATGAAGCCCTAGCACCCACTGCACACCCAGCTGGCTGGCCCTCCTCACCCTCTCCAGCCAACAGATCACCTTCAACTTGGAAGGTTGGAAGGCATGGTGGGTGCCCTTCCATAGTGCCCGAAGCAGTACAGCAAAGCCGATAGCCAGACGCCCACCAGTCCCCAGTGGGTTGTTGTAGTTGATCTCAGCCTCAAAGGAGCGATCTAGGAAAAGCAGCCAAGTAGAGGTATGAGGGACAAAGATACCGCCTCTTCCCATACCCCAGGttccaggccctgccctcaccaTGGAAGAAGTCCCGGAGTTCCCGAGTGTTGGACAGAGACTGAATGACGCTGTTCATGAAGCAGGTGTTGCCTAAATTTACAAGGCCAGTGAAGCCTGGCAGACAcaccttcttctcttcctcttcctcttcctccacacTATCTCCACTCACTGGGCTGTGGGGCATGGGTGGTACCATACATGTGGGCTTGGGCTGTGGGAGCAAAGGGGGCATGAGAAAACAGCCTCGAGGCTCTCAAGCCTCTATTCTTGGCCCTTCCCACCCCAAAATTCTCACCGAAGCCAGGTGTGGCTCTGGCTTTGGGGCTACATGTTCCATGGGGGTGCGAGCTGCCACACTGTCTAGCCCAGTGTCCTCAGATCGAGCCTTGGGTTTGTCTTTCTCCACAGCCCGGGCTTCCTCCTGGcctgccagggggtggggggcacctcCTGGTGGGGTTGGATCCAGAGGGGTTGGACCTGTCGGCACGGCAACCTTTGCACCACCCACTGCACCTTAAAAAGGGGGAATGAGAGGGCTGGTGGTTAGCAGCATGTGGCAGGGGATGGGGTCCTGGTCAGGTAGGGCTGGGGAATGAAAGGAGCTCGTGTGCAGACCTCGTGCAGCTGGAGCCTCCAGGCCCCCCCAGCGCTGACTCTGCCGCTTACGGAGACAGATGTCGATTCGAGAGGCTGTGAAACAGAAGGTGCACTGCTCCGGCTCAATCAGGTTCCTGTGGGAAAAGGCTGAACTCAGGGACTCAGGTGCAGTGAGCATCAAGCTGGATGGGCCAGGGAGATGGAGCCTAGGGTAGGACAGGTACAGTGGTGGGGCCGGGTACCACCCACCTGAGCTTCACCTGCCAACGGAAGATGGTATGGGGCCCACAGCCCGGGTGCAGCCTCAGGAAGTTTCCATCCCTGCAGAAGCAGAGCAGGGCAtgagaaaggacaagagaaagAACATAAGAGATACTGTCCCACCAGTGGCACACTGTCTGCCCCATCATATCCTGCCCACTCACTCACCTGGTCTGGAAGATGAGCGTGAAGTCCTGCTCACGGAAAAGTACTCGAGAGGTGTCCCTGCAGATCTCCTTCACATATACGTGCACCACCACGGAGTCTGGCCCCTTCTCATACGAGTCATTCTTGACAAATGCCAGGTTCACCATAGACTCAGGCTCTATGTTGAGACTATGGCTCAGCACCACCCAGGACAGGTTCCAGCCTGTAGCTATTCTACTCCCTACCTGCCCACCAAACTTGCAACCCAACCTagggctctgcctgcccacccccagccccacctttaCCATCCACCAGGGTAGCAGCATCTGCTGCCACTGCCATCTCTTCCTTGCCATGATCATCTTTCTCAGGGTCTCTGCTCCGGGCCATAACTGGAGAGACGGGGTCATTCCTGGGGGATACTGCCTTCTCTCCTGCCAAAAGGGCTAAATTCTCCTCTGAGCCCAGGAGGCAAGTTTGGGCATTCAGCGGTGGTACAAGCAGCTGTTCCTCAGTCTCAACCTATTCATGGCAAGATTGTGTGCAGGATCAGCCATAGGTCTGGCAGGTGGCCCCCACTCCAGTCCATACCCTTTCCCATCTCCTACCACCCAAACAGGCACCCAGCTCTCACCTGGGTGGCCGGGTCATCCAGGAAGGGTGGAGCATCACCCCGGGGTCCAGGGCCATCCCTGGACCCTTCCCCCTCTGGCCCTCTGCAGAGATGCACAGCCCTCTTGGCGCTGGGCCCTGCCTGGGACCCGGGGCCAGCCCCCGAGCCTACCTCACCACGGCCCTGGGCCCGCTTCTGGTTCCGGGCCTCTTGCTTAGCCCGACGGGGCTCAGGGCCTGGCTCCAGGGCAATGTGAGATAACTCCTGCCCATTCTCCTGGCACCGCAGTCCTGGCACCAACTCCTGGGGCCCTAGGGGTTTTTTCTGTCAAAGATATAGCAGTCAGGCCCTGTTGACCATACTgggtaaccctaccctaccctgtaCTGGAACTCACCAGAAGAGAGGGCCACGTGAGCAAAGGCACCTTCTTGGGCAGTGCCAGTTGCAGGAGGCCACCCTTGCGGGCCTGCACTTTGGTGCAAGAACTTTCTATCTCAGCATAGAAGACACCACCCCACTGCCGACCACCTGGAGACAGAGTAGGGTCAGTGAGCTGGGGTGGAGGACATTGGAGGATTCAAATATACTACTGTGGGCAGGGCAGATGAATGCACCTGGAAGCCGCACCACACAGTCTGTGTCTGTGAAAGCTGCATCAACCTCTTCCAGTCGCAGGGGACCTGCTCCCACACGAAGCTTAACAATCACCTCATCTGCACTCTGCCTCCAGTCGAGCAACAACTCTGTAGAGGAAGTGGTAAAGAGATCACAAGCTCCTGATGGAGATAAGCAGGGAACAAGAGACCCAACCCTAATAGAACTACTCCAAATGGGAGCTAAATTCCCAGTACCCTTCCCCTCCTCTAGCACCCAAAAGGCCCATTCATTACTCACCCTCTTTGGTCTGCTCCTCTCGAGGAGTGGACACTGACCCTGATGACAAAGGAAAGAATAAGGAGACAACAATGTGAGGCAACCTCCAGGACCTTACCACCTCACAAAGTACCATCTTCTGGATCTCACCCAAATACCCAGACTTCAAAGCTGAGGCTCTCCCCAACCTGCCATGGGTCCTTCTCTCTGCATCAGACCAGGACAGAAGGAATGgcaaaaaaaatcatctttccaACCCTCAATCTGTATGCCCAgtgagaggggaggaagagaaggccaTGAGCACTCTGGGAATGCTACTCCCACCTTTCCTAGGATCTCCATCCTTGCTCTCCTGGTTTGCTCGATCCTTCTGCTTCTTTTTACAAGTGGCCTCCTCCAGTCCTGGAGGCCCTCTCCTTGGGCCTGTAGCACTGGCCCCACCAGACATCTTGAGCCGCTTTGTTGACAGCCAGAGTGCCCCAGGGTCGGCAACAGCGTCTGGGTCAGGGCTGCGGCGCTTTCTTCCTGACCCAGCTATCTTGGCAACTCTTTGTGGCCAAATTCTCCAGCAAGGAACCGACAGCCtgacaaaaaagaacaaatgatcaCTGCCAAGGCCCAGGAACTTGCTCCTTGGCAACAGCCAGGGCTTGGGAACCCAGGAAACTCCTAACCCTATAAAGCAATATCTCCTCATCACCAGAAGTAGCCCTGGACACTGTCAGGTTAttctgaagagaaaataaatattctaagtAGCAGCAACCACTTCTGGCCAAACCTCCTAGATACCCACCATAACAGACCCACAAAACTGGAAGCCTCACTAAGGAGGCATCAGGTCAAGGCAGTCATGGCCTGGGATCAGGCTCCTCCACTAATCTGGAGAGGAGCCATGGCTTCAGCCCACAAGGTTGGCACTCTGAGCAGGGTGCTCACTTTTCCTTCACTCTCACTGGCTGCTTAGTCACCACTGGAGAAGTAGGAGGtggagaaggaaggcaggaaaggaggaGACAATCAAGCAGCAGAAGATCCAGGCCCTGTGGCTGAAAACAGGCCCAGCCCAGGTGCTGCCACTGCCCAGAAAAGGTCCAGGCAAAGTGCCTCACCAGCCTCCTGCCAACTCCTACTCTCATCATGAACCTGCTCCTGTGCACTGCTTGGTCTTTCTTCATCCCAAGAGAGATTACTCTCCCCAGCTACTGTCCCAAGCAAAGAAGGGATGAAAAGGGTATCTAGATGTCACATTACTTCCTCAGTAGCAACCTTGCTCCAGTGCTAAGACAGGATGGGCAGCTAGTTTGAGACTGGAACAGACATCACAACCTTCCTTCCCAGGTCCCTTCAGTAAACAGCTCTGAGCCACAGGGACTTGCTACCCAGTTTCCCACAGACCCACCAGTAGATTCTGGGCTGTTTGTCCATCCAAAGTGAAGTTCTCAAAACCAAATACTAAGATGAGGGTGGCGATGAACCATGGATCTAGGATCCCTGACAGCCTCAAGCCCAGCCTGAGCCAGCGGCAAGAGAGTGACTAGTCTGTGTTCCGCTGAGTGTatggaggaggggggaggagtgATAAGGATACTCTTTTACAGGTCAGATGTGATACTTGTGGGCTGGATCTTTAACGACGGCAGATCCAGAGCTAAAGGGTGGACAATTGCCACCTcttccgccgccgccgccgccgccgccgccgccgccgcctcctcctcctcgcaCCGAGGCCCCGGCTTAAGGTCGCGTCCGTCCCCCATGCACCGGGGACGTCGAGGCAGGAAAGGGGCTGTCTAGGGATCTGAGCCGGTCTGATATGACTGCGCGGGGTTACTGACCACAGTCCAGCACCCCGGCCGGGCTGCGACCCAGCTCCAGCCTCCGAACCCTGGGCCCGCCaccaccttctccaggaagccgcCCTTACTGCCCCGCCAGTCCTCTCTCTGAGGCAGGAGGCCGGCCACAGGCAAAGCGCCGGCTCCGCCGGCCTCGGTGGGCCTGACACGCCACAGGACTCGAGGGGTCAGGACTGGCACGGCCCGTGACCTTGAACAGGCCGCCTTGGGCCCGCGTTGCAGCACCACCGCTCTGGCCAAATCGGCGAGTTGCGGCCCGCTCCACTCACCCAGCGAGACCGCCGCCGCCAGCCCTCTTCGGGCCCTGGCAACCCGTTCTCGGTTCCGGTTCCGGCGTCAGGTCGGTTCCGGTTCCGGCGGGCCCCTCCCCCGTCCCggcgccgccaccgccaccgccttAGCCGCTTGTTTTGTTTCGACTTCTAGTTACGACCGCGGGAGGCGGAGCGCCAAGCTGGTGACGCATTTCCGGCGAGAGCGGGCTCCTAGCTCCGGGCAGCTCCGGGGCGGGCCTGAGCGGAGGGAGGCGGGGCTCCGGTGCCTTGGCCTAGCATGGGCCCTCCTGGTAGCATCCTGGATGTTTATCCAGACACCCTGCCCGCCCCAAATCAGAGTCTAGACAACACAGTGGGGGTTCACACTAGTTTATTGGGGGCCCTGCCAGGCCAAGAGCTCTTTAATGTACAGCAGACGCGtgtggggccaggctggggacagggataGGCCATGGGCAGAGGTTACTGGCAAGTGTTGTAGATCTGGACCTGTAGGTTGATGGCTTGAAGCACACTGCGCATCCTGGCCTCCAGCCCGTCCAGCTGAGCTGCCTTGCCCTCCAGGGCCCGTTCATTCTCTTCATAGGTGCCCTCCAGTTCTAGGAGGTGAAGGTCTCAGCTTAGGGGTCCCACTCCCACAGTCCCACGTGCGTGGTGCCCACCTGCCCCACTCCTCACCCTGTAGCCGCTGCAGCTTGTCTTGAGCTGCCTGCAACAGGTCCCGAGCCTCATCCCGCAGCTGCTCTGCCCTTGCCTGTGCAGCCAGCACACCCTGGGCCTTGCGCTCAGCCAGGGCCTTCACTGTCTGGTACTGGTCACCTAGTGGGCCCTGCAGCAGCTGCAGATATAGAGGGCAGGGTCAGCATGGTAGCCCAGTGGAGGCCCAGCCTTCACCCCTACCTCTTCTAGCTGTCTGTGCCTCAATCCACCTGCTCAGCCTCCCGGGCACGACCCTGGGCACTGCCTGCCGTTTCTTCAGCCGTAGAAGCTGCCAGGCTATTTCCTGCTCGTTTCAGTTTCAGAGCCTCCAGGAGAGCATCCAATTGCCGAGCCCGCTCACCTGCAgaactcagtgcctgctctgcacCTGCCATCCTCTCCTGTACCTGCCATGGGTAGACAGGAGGTTAAACAGATCTACGGTGCAGGCCCATACCCTTGCCCCACTGATGTCCTAGGGAGACCACACCTGGTGCAGGGTTTGCTCTGTGTCCTGTGTGTCAGCCACTGCACCCCGGATGGCACCCTGGGCAGCACTCTGTGCCCGCTGGGCCTCCTCCAGTGCTGCCTGTACTGTCGCTGCCTTCTGTTTCTCACCCTCAGCCCGGTTCCTGGGGAAAATGGTCAATCAGGGCCTGCAGGTATCAGGACCAAGCATTAGGTCCAGGGGCCAGGGATGGGGTCAGACCGTGCCCGCTGTGCATCCTGCAGTAGCTGCTCAGCCCGACGCACATCTCCCACAGTACGAGCCAGGATCGTGTCCACATCCTCCAGGCTCCGGACTCGCTCTGCAATCGCACCCGCCAGGTGCTGGATCTGGTCAGGTGAGGCTGGGATGGAGAGCTCTAGCACCCGTGTGGCTACCATTTCAATGCTATCAGGATCAGCCCCCTCCTCTATGGGGACAAAAGCAAGGACTTAAGGATATAGATTCTTCAGGATAGGCATGGGGATACAATCTTGGGGTATGGACTCAGGGTCTGTACCTGGGATAGAGGTTTGCTAATAGGCATAATGATGTAACCACAGGCACAGGGACTATATATATGGCTCAGACTCAGGGACATGGACCTGGGAACCACATATGGGCATGGACTCAGCGGCCAGACATGGGGTCATAAACACAGGTTCAATGCAGGCCCTGAGGCTCAAATATGAACCTAGAGAGACACAGACATGAGGGAAACAACCACATGGCCTGGCCACATGGGAGGCTCACGGTTGAGGAAGTCCTTCACACTCTGGATAAGTTCTCGAAGTTCCTGGTTGGTCTGCTCCACCTGTCCCCTGGAAGCATTAGCCTTGTCCAGGGCCGCTTGGGCCCGCTGCTGTGCCTCGCCTGCCTGCCGACGAGTCTCAGCCACTTGGCTGAGGATGCCACCACCTTCTGCCAGTGCCCGCTGCAGCTCTGCCTGTGTGTGCCGGGCCCGGCCCAGTGCTAGGTCTGCTGTGGCTGCTGCCCCATTGCAGCTGAGGCCCCCACAGCGAGGCTGCCCATCCTCATCTCGACAGCCGGCACCCCCACAAGGGCTTGTAGCACAGGGTGCATTCCCTGGGGCCCCACACACCTGCCAGGCACAGAACAAGTTAGGGCCCTATAGAAGGAACATCCACACCCACCCATCCCACCCCACACTTGCACCTCACCAGTTCATTTATGTCTGTCAGGCTCAGAGTGTGGGTACGGGCAGAGAGCTCGCCCAGAGCCCGCTGGTTGGCCATGTGTTTGCTGTTGAAGTCCTCCCTCTGGGCATCCATCAGTATCTCTGTCCGATGCCGGATACCTGCTGAGTTGCTCACAGGGCTAGGTACTGCCAGGGCTGAGGTGTTGGCACGACGTTCTGCCTCTGCAGACTGGCTGTGAGCATGGCGGATGCTATCATAGGCACCTAAGTTGGGCAGAGGCAGGCAGTCAACTAAATATTGACCCTAGTCCACCTGCCTACTTGGCCAACAACTCACCCAGGAAGTTTGAATGTTTGAGCAGGTCAAGATGCTGGTCAAGCTGCCGCAGCGTGAGATTAAGTGCAAGCCCATCTCGCTCCAGACCACTTAGTGCATGGTTGGCATTGAAGTTCTCATCCTGCACATCTGTAAGCTCTGCTTCCAGCTGAGTGAGGTGCTCAGTGGCCTCCCCAATTTCACGCCTGCgctgatgggggagggggggtgttCAGAGAGGCTTCGGCCCTGGTCCACTGGAACTCTGCCCCATCCCACCATGTATTCTCAGGCCCATCCGCACCGCAGCTCCTCTGTGGCCTTCACAAGTTGTGCAGTGGAGGCAGCTGAGGTGTTGTGGGCACCCACAATGCCCTGCACAGTGCCCAGTTTCTCCTGCATGTGCCGGAAGCTGCTCTCAAAGGCACCCAGCACACCCGTCTGCTGCAGCTCCTGCACCCGCTGCTCCAGGCGCCGTGTACGGGCAGCCAAGTCCTGTACCACACGGTCCCAATCCCCGAAGCATGCATGGCAGGGGTGACAGGCAGGAAAGACTCCTGAGAAGCCACGGGCACACTGGTCACAGCGCACACCAGACACGCCTGGGCGGCAGCTACAGTGACCTGTGGAGCGGTGACACTGAGGTGTGTCTGTTCCACGAGGGTCACAATCACAGGCTGCAGGAAAGGGCAGACCACAGAGTTAGGGCTCCTGTGGGgcatcctgggaagtcctccaTCCACCCTGGGACCCCTGACTCCCTTACCACGGCACTGCAAACCAGGGTCTCCCCAGTGGAGCTCTTGGCACTCAGAACAGGTCCGCCCACCAAAGCCGGCACGACAGTGGCACTGCCCTGTGAACTGGGGTAGGAACAGGGCATGAGTGAGAGCCTCTATCAAAGGCTGAGCCCTCAAGACAAGGCAGACAGCTGGCCCCATCTCCCCTACTCCCCTACTCCCATGGA from the Eulemur rufifrons isolate Redbay chromosome 7, OSU_ERuf_1, whole genome shotgun sequence genome contains:
- the USP19 gene encoding ubiquitin carboxyl-terminal hydrolase 19 isoform X1; its protein translation is MSGGASATGPRRGPPGLEEATCKKKQKDRANQESKDGDPRKGSVSTPREEQTKEELLLDWRQSADEVIVKLRVGAGPLRLEEVDAAFTDTDCVVRLPGGRQWGGVFYAEIESSCTKVQARKGGLLQLALPKKVPLLTWPSLLKKPLGPQELVPGLRCQENGQELSHIALEPGPEPRRAKQEARNQKRAQGRGEVGSGAGPGSQAGPSAKRAVHLCRGPEGEGSRDGPGPRGDAPPFLDDPATQVETEEQLLVPPLNAQTCLLGSEENLALLAGEKAVSPRNDPVSPVMARSRDPEKDDHGKEEMAVAADAATLVDEPESMVNLAFVKNDSYEKGPDSVVVHVYVKEICRDTSRVLFREQDFTLIFQTRDGNFLRLHPGCGPHTIFRWQVKLRNLIEPEQCTFCFTASRIDICLRKRQSQRWGGLEAPAARGAVGGAKVAVPTGPTPLDPTPPGGAPHPLAGQEEARAVEKDKPKARSEDTGLDSVAARTPMEHVAPKPEPHLASPKPTCMVPPMPHSPVSGDSVEEEEEEEKKVCLPGFTGLVNLGNTCFMNSVIQSLSNTRELRDFFHDRSFEAEINYNNPLGTGGRLAIGFAVLLRALWKGTHHAFQPSKLKAIVASKASQFTGYAQHDAQEFMAFLLDGLHEDLNRIQNKPYTETVDSDGRPDEVVAEEAWQRHKMRNDSFIVDLFQGQYKSKLVCPVCAKVSITFDPFLYLPVPLPQKQKVLPVFYFAREPHSKPIKFLVSVSKENSSASEVLDSLSQSVHVKPENLRLAEVIKNRFHRVFLPSHSLDTVSSSDMLLCFELLSPELAKERVVVLEVQQRPQVPSIPISKCAACQRKQQSEDEKLKRCTRCYRVGYCNQLCQKTHWPDHKGLCRPENIGYPFLVSVPASRLTYARLAQLLEGYARYSVSVFQPPFQPGRIALESQGPACTTLLSTNSLEAGDSERDSIQPPELQLVTPVAEGDTGVPRVWAAPDRGPVPSTSGISSEMLASGPIEVGSLPACERMSRPEAAVPGYQHPSEATNAHTPQFFIYKIDASNREQRLEDKGETPLELGDDCSLALVWRNNERLQEFVLVASKELECAEDPGSAGEAARAGHFTLDQCLNLFTRPEVLAPEEAWYCPQCKQHREASKQLLLWRLPNVLIVQLKRFSFRSFIWRDKINDLVEFPVRNLDLSKFCIGQKEEQLPSYDLYAVINHYGGMIGGHYTACARLPNDRSSQRSDVGWRLFDDSTVTTVDESQVVTRYAYVLFYRRRNSPVERPPRAGHSEHHPDLGPAAEAAVSQASRIWQELEAEEEPVPEGPGPLGPWGPQDWVGPPPRGPTTPDEGCLRYFVLGTVAALVALVLNVFYPLVSQSRWR
- the USP19 gene encoding ubiquitin carboxyl-terminal hydrolase 19 isoform X5 yields the protein MSGGASATGPRRGPPGLEEATCKKKQKDRANQESKDGDPRKVSTPREEQTKEELLLDWRQSADEVIVKLRVGAGPLRLEEVDAAFTDTDCVVRLPGGRQWGGVFYAEIESSCTKVQARKGGLLQLALPKKVPLLTWPSLLKKPLGPQELVPGLRCQENGQELSHIALEPGPEPRRAKQEARNQKRAQGRGEVGSGAGPGSQAGPSAKRAVHLCRGPEGEGSRDGPGPRGDAPPFLDDPATQVETEEQLLVPPLNAQTCLLGSEENLALLAGEKAVSPRNDPVSPVMARSRDPEKDDHGKEEMAVAADAATLVDEPESMVNLAFVKNDSYEKGPDSVVVHVYVKEICRDTSRVLFREQDFTLIFQTRDGNFLRLHPGCGPHTIFRWQVKLRNLIEPEQCTFCFTASRIDICLRKRQSQRWGGLEAPAARVGGAKVAVPTGPTPLDPTPPGGAPHPLAGQEEARAVEKDKPKARSEDTGLDSVAARTPMEHVAPKPEPHLASPKPTCMVPPMPHSPVSGDSVEEEEEEEKKVCLPGFTGLVNLGNTCFMNSVIQSLSNTRELRDFFHDRSFEAEINYNNPLGTGGRLAIGFAVLLRALWKGTHHAFQPSKLKAIVASKASQFTGYAQHDAQEFMAFLLDGLHEDLNRIQNKPYTETVDSDGRPDEVVAEEAWQRHKMRNDSFIVDLFQGQYKSKLVCPVCAKVSITFDPFLYLPVPLPQKQKVLPVFYFAREPHSKPIKFLVSVSKENSSASEVLDSLSQSVHVKPENLRLAEVIKNRFHRVFLPSHSLDTVSSSDMLLCFELLSPELAKERVVVLEVQQRPQVPSIPISKCAACQRKQQSEDEKLKRCTRCYRVGYCNQLCQKTHWPDHKGLCRPENIGYPFLVSVPASRLTYARLAQLLEGYARYSVSVFQPPFQPGRIALESQGPACTTLLSTNSLEAGDSERDSIQPPELQLVTPVAEGDTGVPRVWAAPDRGPVPSTSGISSEMLASGPIEVGSLPACERMSRPEAAVPGYQHPSEATNAHTPQFFIYKIDASNREQRLEDKGETPLELGDDCSLALVWRNNERLQEFVLVASKELECAEDPGSAGEAARAGHFTLDQCLNLFTRPEVLAPEEAWYCPQCKQHREASKQLLLWRLPNVLIVQLKRFSFRSFIWRDKINDLVEFPVRNLDLSKFCIGQKEEQLPSYDLYAVINHYGGMIGGHYTACARLPNDRSSQRSDVGWRLFDDSTVTTVDESQVVTRYAYVLFYRRRNSPVERPPRAGHSEHHPDLGPAAEAAVSQASRIWQELEAEEEPVPEGPGPLGPWGPQDWVGPPPRGPTTPDEGCLRYFVLGTVAALVALVLNVFYPLVSQSRWR
- the USP19 gene encoding ubiquitin carboxyl-terminal hydrolase 19 isoform X2, which codes for MSGGASATGPRRGPPGLEEATCKKKQKDRANQESKDGDPRKGSVSTPREEQTKEELLLDWRQSADEVIVKLRVGAGPLRLEEVDAAFTDTDCVVRLPGGRQWGGVFYAEIESSCTKVQARKGGLLQLALPKKVPLLTWPSLLKKPLGPQELVPGLRCQENGQELSHIALEPGPEPRRAKQEARNQKRAQGRGEVGSGAGPGSQAGPSAKRAVHLCRGPEGEGSRDGPGPRGDAPPFLDDPATQVETEEQLLVPPLNAQTCLLGSEENLALLAGEKAVSPRNDPVSPVMARSRDPEKDDHGKEEMAVAADAATLVDGKEPESMVNLAFVKNDSYEKGPDSVVVHVYVKEICRDTSRVLFREQDFTLIFQTRDGNFLRLHPGCGPHTIFRWQVKLRNLIEPEQCTFCFTASRIDICLRKRQSQRWGGLEAPAARVGGAKVAVPTGPTPLDPTPPGGAPHPLAGQEEARAVEKDKPKARSEDTGLDSVAARTPMEHVAPKPEPHLASPKPTCMVPPMPHSPVSGDSVEEEEEEEKKVCLPGFTGLVNLGNTCFMNSVIQSLSNTRELRDFFHDRSFEAEINYNNPLGTGGRLAIGFAVLLRALWKGTHHAFQPSKLKAIVASKASQFTGYAQHDAQEFMAFLLDGLHEDLNRIQNKPYTETVDSDGRPDEVVAEEAWQRHKMRNDSFIVDLFQGQYKSKLVCPVCAKVSITFDPFLYLPVPLPQKQKVLPVFYFAREPHSKPIKFLVSVSKENSSASEVLDSLSQSVHVKPENLRLAEVIKNRFHRVFLPSHSLDTVSSSDMLLCFELLSPELAKERVVVLEVQQRPQVPSIPISKCAACQRKQQSEDEKLKRCTRCYRVGYCNQLCQKTHWPDHKGLCRPENIGYPFLVSVPASRLTYARLAQLLEGYARYSVSVFQPPFQPGRIALESQGPACTTLLSTNSLEAGDSERDSIQPPELQLVTPVAEGDTGVPRVWAAPDRGPVPSTSGISSEMLASGPIEVGSLPACERMSRPEAAVPGYQHPSEATNAHTPQFFIYKIDASNREQRLEDKGETPLELGDDCSLALVWRNNERLQEFVLVASKELECAEDPGSAGEAARAGHFTLDQCLNLFTRPEVLAPEEAWYCPQCKQHREASKQLLLWRLPNVLIVQLKRFSFRSFIWRDKINDLVEFPVRNLDLSKFCIGQKEEQLPSYDLYAVINHYGGMIGGHYTACARLPNDRSSQRSDVGWRLFDDSTVTTVDESQVVTRYAYVLFYRRRNSPVERPPRAGHSEHHPDLGPAAEAAVSQASRIWQELEAEEEPVPEGPGPLGPWGPQDWVGPPPRGPTTPDEGCLRYFVLGTVAALVALVLNVFYPLVSQSRWR